From the Erythrolamprus reginae isolate rEryReg1 chromosome Z, rEryReg1.hap1, whole genome shotgun sequence genome, one window contains:
- the LOC139154000 gene encoding olfactory receptor 14A16-like, giving the protein MENQSRVGEFLLHGFSDTEELRILHIITFFVIYLVALIENLIIITIILYSHQLHSPMYFFLANLSFQDLGSISVTVPKSMLNSLMNTETISNSGCFCQVFFFVFFVMSHLFLLVVMAYDRYVAICNPLHYEMVMNKKVCIQMITIAWMGGLFYSALYIGNLSTVEFCSRIINQFFCEIPQLLKISCSDSYIVEEKALIFGSCIGFILFALIVFSYVKIFREVLKIPSTQGKQKAFSTCLPHLTVICLFIVSGMFAYLRPTHSSPSTSALLISLFYSVVPPLINPLIYSIRSHELKMEFWKLIFRTCSNPFCKNNSQFQLHL; this is encoded by the coding sequence ATGGAAAACCAATCAAGAGTTGGTGAATTCCTTCTGCACGGATTCTCTGACACTGAAGAGCTACGAATACTTCATATCAtcactttttttgtaatttatttggTGGCTCTCATTGAGAATCTCATTATCATTACTATCATTCTTTATAGCCACCAACTACACTCACCCATGTATTTTTTCCTAGCAAATTTATCCTTCCAAGATCTTGGCTCCATCTCTGTCACAGTTCCCAAGTCCATGCTGAATTCTTTGATGAACACCGAAACTATTTCTAACTCTGGATGTTTCTGTCaagttttcttctttgttttctttgtaatgtCTCATCTCTTTCTCCTAGTTGTCATGGCATATGATCGTTATGTAGCCATCTGCAATCCTTTACACTACGAGATGGTAATGAACAAAAAAGTTTGCATCCAAATGATAACCATTGCATGGATGGGTGGCCTTTTCTACTCAGCTCTCTATATTGGAAATTTATCTACAGTGGAGTTCTGTTCCAGAATTATCAATCAGTTTTTCTGTGAAATTCCTCAATTGCTCAAGATCTCTTGCTCTGACTCTTACATTGTAGAAGAAAAGGCACTTATCTTTGGTTCTTGTATAGGATTCATTCTTTTTGCTCTGATTGTTTTTTCATATGTTAAGATTTTTAGAGAAGTTTTGAAAATCCCATCTACTCAAGGAAAGCAAAAAGCCTTCTCTACTTGTTTGCCTCATCTTACAGTCATTTGTCTGTTTATTGTTAGTGGTATGTTTGCATACCTGAGGCCTACACACAGTTCTCCATCAACATCAGctctcttgatttctttgttCTACAGTGTGGTACCACCACTCATAAACCCTCTGATTTATAGCATAAGGAGCCATGAGCTCAAAATGGAATTCTGGAAACTAATTTTCCGTACATGTTCAAATCCCTTCTGCAAAAATAATTCTCAGTTTCAGCTTCACTTATAA
- the LOC139154001 gene encoding olfactory receptor 14C36-like, translated as MENQTRVDGFFLHGFPDTEKLRIFHVIIFLVIYLVVLIENLIIITVVLSSYQLHSPMYFFLANLSFQDLGSISVTVPKSMLNSLMNTEAISYAGCFCQVFFFDFFVISHLFLLVVMAYDRYVAICKPLHYETVMNKRACIQMVTSTLISGLFFSILYTGNLLTLDFCSRIINQFFCEIPPLLKISCSDSYIAEELALIFGSCVGFILFVLIVFSYVKIFRVVLQIPTIQGKQKAFSTCLPHLIVICLYMASASLAYFSPTSSSSSALDPVISIFYCVVPPIMNPLIYSMRNSELKMAFWKLFLNICPHSLCKNNSQI; from the coding sequence ATGGAAAATCAGACAAGAGTTGATGGATTCTTTTTGCACGGATTCCCTGACACTGAGAAACTTCGGATATTTCATGTTATAATTTTTTTAGTAATTTATTTGGTGGTCCTCATTGAAAACTTGATTATCATCACTGTCGTTCTTTCTAGCTATCAACTTCACTCACCCATGTATTTTTTTCTAGCCAACTTATCTTTCCAAGATCTTGGCTCCATCTCTGTCACAGTTCCCAAGTCTATGTTGAATTCTTTGATGAACACTGAAGCTATTTCTTATGCTGGGTGTTTCTGTCAAGTTTTTTTCTTCGATTTTTTTGTGATATCTCATCTCTTCCTCCTTGTTGTCATGGCATATGATCGTTATGTAGCAATTTGCAAGCCATTACATTATGAAACAGTAATGAACAAAAGAGCTTGCATCCAAATGGTAACTAGTACCTTGATTAGTGgtctttttttttcaatactCTATACAGGAAATTTACTCACATTGGATTTCTGTTCCAGAATCATCAATCAGTTCTTCTGTGAAATCCCACCATTGCTCAAGATCTCTTGCTCTGACTCTTACATTGCAGAAGAATTGGCACTTATCTTTGGTTCTTGTGTAGGGTTCATTCTATTTGTTCTAATTGTGTTTTCATATGTTAAGATTTTCAGAGTAGTTTTGCAAATCCCCACTATCCAAGGGAAGCAAAAGGCCTTCTCTACTTGTTTACCCCATCTTATAGTCATTTGTCTATATATGGCAAGTGCTAGCCTTGCTTATTTCAGTCCAACCTCTAGCTCTTCTTCAGCATTAGATCCAGTTATCTCAATATTTTACTGTGTGGTACCACCAATCATGAATCCACTGATCTACAGCATGAGAAATAGTGAACTCAAAATGGCCTTCTGGAAGCTATTTCTCAATATCTGTCCACATTCCTTATGCAAAAATAATTCTCAAATTTAG